The Sphingobium sp. JS3065 genomic sequence CGACGACGCAGGAAGGATCATCCGCGGCAGGGCGGCTGACGCGGTGCCACGTCTGGTCGATCTGCAGGCGATCACCGCCATCGCCCGCGCCTATGAGCAGGGCAAGGAGATCGCCGCCGAAGAACTGCAGGCGCTCGCCGGCGCGGGCGGATCCGGTGGCGCGCGTCCCAAGGCCAACGTCCGGGATGGCGATACACTCTGGCTGGCCAAGTTCACGTCGGTTCATGACCAACAGCCGATTGAGCGTGTCGAGGTGGCGACGCTTCGTCTGGCACAGGCTTGTGGTATCCGCACGCCAGCCGTCAGGTTGGAACTGGCTGACACGCCCTTTCCCGTGGCGCTGATCCAGCGATTCGATCGGCGTGGTGCCACACGGATTCCATACATCTCGGCCCGCACTGCTCTAGGCAAGACTGGGACCGAACTTGGCTCCTACACCGAGATCGTCGATTTCATACGGGCGAACGCCGCCGATCCGCAGGCTGATTTCCAGGAACTCTTCCTGCGATTGCTCTTCACGATCCTCGTGTCGAACAAGGATGATCATCTGAAGAACCACGGCTTCCTCTACGTGGGATCGGGCCGCTGGCGGTTATCTCCGGTTTTCGATGTAAATCCGGCGCCGGACCGCAATCCGCATCTCGAAACGGCGATTATCGAAGGCGGTGCGCATGATCGCTCGATCCGCTTGGCTCTTGAGGCGTGCGAGTTTTTCGAGATCGCCGACCACGATGCTCGCCGGATAATCCGGGAGACGGCGCAGCGTGTTTCCGATGGCTGGCGCGAAACGCTGCGATCAGCGGGCGTTCTGGGAAGCCAAGCGCGGGAGTATGAGGGGGCTTTCATCAATGACCAGACGGAGATTGCTCTGGCTCTCTGAGTTTCAAATATGACATATAAAATCACTTAAATGGTCAGATATGATGTATTATCTGAAGGGCGATGCTTATGGTGGTGATTACTGCACGGGCGATGGGGCAGGTTTCGGGCAGTCAGATACCTCACCGATTATGATACGAATCCTAGAATTCCGAGGGCTGAAGTCCGAGGATTTGTATCTGCCAGTCGGGGATTCTTCACTCGCG encodes the following:
- a CDS encoding type II toxin-antitoxin system HipA family toxin; amino-acid sequence: MPVGQLRFTRNGPRQFSTFAYDPAWIENPRAFAVQPDFPLEGGPFHTSGQPGNMRDALAGAFADAAPDTWGRRLLERAYGNGLSEFEYLTLSDDSCRQGALRFLDDAGRIIRGRAADAVPRLVDLQAITAIARAYEQGKEIAAEELQALAGAGGSGGARPKANVRDGDTLWLAKFTSVHDQQPIERVEVATLRLAQACGIRTPAVRLELADTPFPVALIQRFDRRGATRIPYISARTALGKTGTELGSYTEIVDFIRANAADPQADFQELFLRLLFTILVSNKDDHLKNHGFLYVGSGRWRLSPVFDVNPAPDRNPHLETAIIEGGAHDRSIRLALEACEFFEIADHDARRIIRETAQRVSDGWRETLRSAGVLGSQAREYEGAFINDQTEIALAL